The following coding sequences lie in one Frondihabitans peucedani genomic window:
- a CDS encoding APC family permease: MTATQPSTSTQPVDTKGLKGGSLGLISSVVVGVASTAPAYSLAASLGFIVVGGATIAGVRAPGIILLAFIPMYLIAVAYQELNKAEADCGTTFTWAARAFGPKTGWMGGWGIIAADVIVMANLASIAGSYSFTFIGSFGLPQVAALSSNPVWTTAAGLAWIVIMTYICYRGIEISARMQYFLLAFEVVILIFFAVFALVRVYSGNAESYSILPSLSWLNPFPLGFQTIAPAMLTAIFIYWGWDTAVSINEETKDPEKTPGRAAILSTVLLLVTYVLVAVATIAFAGVGEKGIGLSNLNNADDVFSAVGPTLFGGGVVGSILMALLGFSILTSASASTQTTILPTARTSLSMAVYKALPEQFARIHPKYLTPTWSTVGMGIISCAFYLVFTLISVDLLNALIGSIGLMIAFYYGMTGFACVWYYRKTLFQSARSIIMRGVFPLVGGIMLLSVFVYGVYAFAAPDWLTDANDKNVTIFGIGAEAVVGVGGLLLGAVLMVVWRVIKPDFFLGKTLTKRQDDYVLAPGDGVMANFGLPDSGNFPTMVSPDLSNLPTGAVAINAETGRRVRGDRHTGPAADTRETSTPASPSDLDESK; the protein is encoded by the coding sequence ATGACTGCAACCCAACCGTCGACCAGCACGCAGCCCGTCGACACCAAGGGTCTGAAGGGAGGGTCGCTCGGACTGATCTCGAGCGTCGTGGTCGGTGTCGCCTCCACGGCTCCCGCCTACAGCCTGGCGGCGAGCCTCGGGTTCATCGTGGTGGGCGGCGCGACGATCGCGGGGGTCAGGGCTCCGGGCATCATCCTGCTGGCGTTCATCCCCATGTACCTGATCGCCGTCGCGTACCAGGAGCTCAACAAGGCGGAGGCCGACTGCGGCACCACCTTCACCTGGGCGGCCCGCGCCTTCGGCCCGAAGACCGGCTGGATGGGCGGCTGGGGCATCATCGCCGCCGACGTGATCGTCATGGCGAACCTGGCCTCGATCGCAGGATCGTACTCGTTCACCTTCATCGGGTCGTTCGGGCTCCCGCAGGTCGCGGCCCTGTCGTCGAACCCCGTGTGGACCACCGCTGCGGGCCTCGCGTGGATCGTCATCATGACGTACATCTGCTACCGCGGCATCGAGATCTCGGCGCGGATGCAGTACTTCCTGCTGGCGTTCGAGGTCGTCATCCTGATCTTCTTCGCCGTCTTCGCGCTCGTGCGCGTGTACTCGGGCAACGCCGAGTCGTACTCGATCCTGCCGTCGCTGTCGTGGCTGAACCCGTTCCCGCTCGGCTTCCAGACCATCGCCCCGGCCATGCTGACCGCCATCTTCATCTACTGGGGCTGGGACACCGCCGTCTCCATCAACGAGGAGACGAAGGACCCGGAGAAGACGCCGGGCCGCGCCGCGATCCTGTCGACCGTGCTGCTGCTGGTCACCTACGTGCTGGTCGCCGTCGCCACGATCGCCTTCGCGGGCGTCGGAGAGAAGGGCATCGGCCTCTCGAACCTGAACAACGCCGACGACGTCTTCTCGGCGGTCGGCCCGACGCTGTTCGGCGGGGGAGTCGTCGGCTCGATCCTGATGGCCCTGCTCGGCTTCTCGATCCTGACGTCGGCCTCGGCGTCGACGCAGACCACGATCCTGCCGACCGCCCGCACCTCGCTGTCGATGGCCGTGTACAAGGCGCTGCCCGAGCAGTTCGCCCGCATCCACCCGAAGTACCTCACCCCGACCTGGTCGACCGTGGGCATGGGCATCATCTCGTGCGCGTTCTACCTCGTCTTCACGCTCATCAGCGTCGACCTGCTGAACGCCCTCATCGGCTCCATCGGCCTCATGATCGCGTTCTACTACGGCATGACCGGCTTCGCCTGCGTCTGGTACTACCGCAAGACGCTGTTCCAGTCGGCGCGCAGCATCATCATGCGCGGCGTCTTCCCGCTGGTGGGCGGCATCATGCTGCTGTCGGTCTTCGTCTACGGCGTCTACGCCTTTGCCGCGCCCGACTGGCTGACCGACGCGAACGACAAGAACGTGACGATCTTCGGGATCGGCGCCGAAGCCGTCGTCGGCGTCGGAGGCCTCCTGCTCGGGGCCGTGCTGATGGTCGTCTGGCGCGTCATCAAGCCCGACTTCTTCCTCGGCAAGACCCTCACGAAGCGCCAGGACGACTACGTCCTCGCCCCCGGCGACGGAGTCATGGCGAACTTCGGTCTGCCCGACTCGGGCAACTTCCCGACCATGGTCTCGCCCGACCTCTCGAACCTCCCCACCGGCGCCGTCGCGATCAACGCGGAGACGGGTCGGCGAGTGCGCGGCGACCGCCACACCGGCCCCGCCGCCGACACCCGCGAGACGTCCACACCCGCCTCCCCGTCCGACCTCGACGAAAGCAAGTAG